A part of Flexistipes sp. genomic DNA contains:
- the narH gene encoding nitrate reductase subunit beta, giving the protein MDVRAQFAMVMNLEKCIGCHTCSVTCKNMWANRKGTEYMWWNNVETKPGTGFPGSWEDQEKYKGGWEKRADGLKLKLGGKTKLFTRIFYNPDQPSMKNYYEPWTYNYSHLINAPDSKTQPTARAVSQITGEYMEIENGPNWDDDLSGSSKYASNDPNLDDREKKLLKELESVFMFYLPRICNHCVNPACVAACPSGAIYKRGEDGIVLVDQEKCKSWRYCVSACPYKKVYFNWNTVKSEKCIFCYPRTENGESTICSKSCVGKIRNLGVILYDADAFAKAMDSEDNDLIEAFKQAILDPNDENNIKAAESSGINAEWLKAASNSPVYTYIKELEIALPLHPEFRTFPSVFYVPPLSPVMAAAEAHEEIPSDADLRIPVKYLSKLFSAGSESVIEGVLKRLLLIRKYMRAKGLDEKAKLDEITDNSLLTKEQIEKAHRLFTQAKPDERFVLPQTFRAEAGEPYENQGLTGLGIKGKKGLRK; this is encoded by the coding sequence ATACATGCAGTGTGACATGTAAAAATATGTGGGCCAACAGAAAAGGCACTGAATACATGTGGTGGAATAATGTTGAAACAAAGCCCGGAACCGGTTTCCCCGGAAGCTGGGAAGATCAGGAAAAATACAAAGGCGGCTGGGAGAAAAGAGCAGATGGATTGAAACTTAAACTGGGCGGAAAGACCAAGCTTTTTACAAGGATTTTTTACAATCCCGATCAGCCGTCAATGAAAAATTATTATGAACCATGGACTTACAATTACAGCCATCTGATAAATGCACCGGACAGTAAAACACAGCCGACGGCAAGAGCGGTTTCACAGATTACCGGTGAATATATGGAGATAGAAAACGGTCCCAATTGGGATGATGATTTGAGCGGTTCTTCCAAATACGCTTCAAACGATCCCAATTTGGATGACCGTGAGAAAAAGCTGTTAAAAGAACTGGAAAGTGTTTTTATGTTTTATCTGCCGAGAATCTGTAATCACTGCGTCAATCCTGCCTGTGTGGCAGCGTGCCCTTCCGGCGCAATTTACAAGCGTGGTGAAGACGGTATTGTTCTGGTGGATCAGGAAAAGTGTAAATCATGGCGCTACTGCGTATCCGCCTGCCCTTATAAAAAGGTGTATTTTAACTGGAACACCGTTAAGTCTGAAAAGTGTATTTTCTGCTATCCCAGAACAGAGAACGGCGAATCCACAATCTGTTCAAAATCGTGTGTAGGAAAAATCAGAAATCTCGGTGTGATTCTTTATGATGCAGACGCCTTCGCTAAAGCCATGGATTCCGAGGATAATGATCTGATAGAAGCGTTTAAGCAAGCCATTCTCGACCCGAATGATGAGAACAATATCAAAGCCGCAGAATCTTCCGGTATCAATGCCGAATGGCTGAAAGCTGCTTCAAATTCACCAGTCTACACGTATATAAAAGAACTGGAGATAGCACTCCCGCTTCATCCGGAGTTTCGGACGTTTCCTTCGGTTTTTTATGTACCCCCTCTCTCTCCTGTTATGGCGGCTGCTGAGGCACACGAGGAAATACCCTCTGATGCTGACTTGAGAATACCTGTAAAATATCTGTCAAAACTCTTTTCTGCAGGCAGTGAGAGCGTAATAGAAGGGGTGTTAAAAAGGCTTTTGCTAATCAGAAAATATATGCGTGCAAAAGGGCTGGATGAAAAAGCAAAGCTTGATGAGATTACAGATAATTCTCTGCTTACTAAAGAACAGATTGAAAAAGCACATAGATTGTTTACCCAGGCCAAACCCGATGAGCGTTTTGTACTGCCACAGACTTTTCGGGCCGAAGCTGGGGAACCCTATGAAAATCAAGGACTTACCGGTTTAGGGATAAAAGGGAAAAAAGGTTTGAGAAAATGA
- a CDS encoding molecular chaperone TorD family protein: protein MKKDIFGLYAEILKYPSDINKLSKYLFDLGIDESDGVKDYSLQRLQEIYVETFDFNEKTALFLSQHTAETAEEKSRIILAMSELLSEYEIRKTPNAQPDYLPDILKAFRAILKTSENKDAAMYLADILFETVRKIAEELKDAGSIYAGIMKHLQGDLAPFTFNREVTYV from the coding sequence ATGAAAAAAGATATATTTGGATTATATGCGGAAATCTTAAAATATCCAAGTGATATAAATAAGTTGTCAAAATATCTCTTTGATCTCGGGATAGATGAATCTGACGGAGTAAAGGACTACAGTCTCCAAAGGCTGCAGGAAATCTATGTGGAAACGTTTGATTTTAATGAGAAAACGGCTCTTTTCCTCTCGCAGCATACGGCGGAAACTGCAGAAGAAAAAAGCAGGATTATATTGGCGATGTCCGAGCTTCTCAGTGAATATGAAATACGGAAAACACCCAACGCCCAGCCTGATTATCTGCCGGATATTTTGAAAGCTTTCCGGGCAATTCTTAAAACAAGTGAGAATAAAGATGCTGCAATGTATCTGGCTGACATTCTTTTTGAGACCGTTCGTAAAATTGCGGAAGAACTTAAGGATGCAGGCAGCATTTATGCCGGAATTATGAAACATTTACAAGGCGATTTGGCACCTTTTACGTTTAATCGGGAGGTTACTTATGTATAA
- the narI gene encoding respiratory nitrate reductase subunit gamma translates to MYNTFFYIIIPYLCLAVFITGTVYGITRGRLAISAPATGFFEKRKLSWGITAWHYAIVIILTGHLLGFLFPKAVMNILSGYKIMFAVEALAFGLGLAAFLGTIILLFRRITEKTVSKNSNFADYFILIILLIQVILGLSTAANYRWGINWYVSHMSGYLKSLITFAPDVSYAAGMPGVVTAHIVTGFLILAVLPFTRLMHLVFVPVGYFFRKPQQIIFHK, encoded by the coding sequence ATGTATAACACCTTTTTTTATATAATAATTCCATATTTGTGCTTGGCAGTTTTTATAACAGGTACAGTTTACGGTATCACCAGAGGCAGATTGGCTATTTCGGCGCCGGCGACCGGTTTTTTTGAAAAAAGGAAACTTTCCTGGGGTATTACCGCATGGCACTATGCGATAGTTATCATTTTAACCGGACATCTGTTAGGGTTTTTGTTTCCCAAAGCAGTAATGAATATATTATCCGGATACAAAATTATGTTTGCTGTTGAAGCTCTGGCTTTCGGCCTGGGATTAGCGGCATTCTTAGGCACTATCATACTGCTTTTCAGACGGATAACAGAGAAAACCGTTTCAAAAAACTCGAATTTTGCCGATTATTTTATCCTCATAATTTTGTTAATCCAGGTTATCCTGGGCTTAAGCACAGCAGCAAATTACCGCTGGGGGATAAACTGGTATGTATCACATATGTCCGGCTATTTGAAAAGCCTCATAACGTTTGCTCCAGATGTAAGCTATGCTGCCGGTATGCCCGGAGTAGTGACGGCTCATATTGTTACAGGTTTTCTTATTCTTGCTGTACTTCCCTTTACCCGGCTTATGCATCTTGTTTTTGTTCCCGTCGGTTATTTTTTCAGGAAACCGCAGCAGATTATTTTTCATAAATAA
- a CDS encoding MFS transporter, with the protein MANDELIKKYGLKGSPLSGLVMATFGFFIGFAAVSLYGPVAKNFDDVMNMSGLLLGMLVAAPSLTGSLLRIPFGAWVDKAGGKKPLFTLLTLSVIGMAGLTVILFFFYPDRLTIEMYPVVFFFGLLSGCGIATFSVGIPQTSYWYPQKKQGLALGTYAGLGNTAPGIFGVVLPFILAGLGLPGAYAVWFLFLLIGTIIYAMFAHDAYYFQLRHNNVEHDEAREVSEKLGQELFPSGKVIESLKISAKIPGTWALVALYFTSFGGFLALTAWFPTYWVEFHNIGIRPAGLLMAFGFSLLASVIRVYGGHLGDKFGGEKTAIGSYSLVLIGALFLIITSNFWLALIGEIIIGAGMGIANAAVFKLVPKYVPKAPGGASGWVGGLGAFGGFAVPPILGTFVDLQGTEGYSNGFIVYVALALMAMTISIILMKTLGSQKEA; encoded by the coding sequence ATGGCTAACGATGAACTTATTAAAAAATACGGTTTAAAAGGGTCTCCTCTTTCCGGGCTTGTAATGGCAACTTTCGGATTTTTTATAGGGTTTGCAGCTGTTTCGCTGTACGGACCGGTGGCCAAAAATTTTGATGATGTTATGAACATGTCCGGGCTGCTTCTCGGTATGCTGGTGGCTGCCCCCAGTCTTACCGGCTCACTCCTGCGTATCCCTTTCGGCGCATGGGTGGACAAAGCCGGCGGGAAGAAACCTCTTTTTACACTTTTGACGTTGTCGGTCATAGGGATGGCAGGCCTTACAGTAATTCTTTTCTTTTTCTACCCTGACCGGCTTACCATAGAAATGTATCCGGTTGTTTTCTTTTTCGGTCTTTTGAGCGGCTGCGGTATAGCTACTTTTTCGGTGGGAATACCTCAGACCTCTTATTGGTATCCGCAGAAAAAACAGGGGCTTGCACTTGGAACTTACGCCGGGCTTGGAAATACTGCACCGGGAATTTTCGGTGTTGTTCTTCCTTTTATTCTGGCAGGTTTAGGGCTACCAGGGGCTTATGCGGTGTGGTTTTTATTCTTGTTAATAGGTACAATTATTTATGCGATGTTTGCCCATGACGCTTATTATTTTCAGCTCAGACATAACAATGTTGAGCATGATGAAGCACGTGAAGTTTCTGAAAAACTTGGTCAGGAGCTCTTTCCTTCGGGCAAGGTTATCGAATCGCTGAAAATTTCAGCAAAAATACCGGGGACGTGGGCTCTTGTGGCTCTCTATTTCACATCTTTCGGTGGATTTCTCGCATTAACGGCCTGGTTTCCCACCTATTGGGTGGAATTTCACAACATAGGTATCAGACCCGCAGGTCTGCTGATGGCTTTTGGATTTTCGCTTCTTGCCTCCGTAATCAGGGTTTACGGGGGGCACCTTGGTGATAAGTTCGGCGGAGAGAAAACAGCCATAGGAAGTTACTCACTCGTTTTAATCGGAGCACTGTTTCTAATCATCACTTCAAACTTTTGGTTAGCTCTCATTGGTGAAATAATAATCGGTGCAGGTATGGGTATTGCTAATGCTGCCGTTTTTAAACTTGTACCGAAGTACGTTCCCAAAGCGCCCGGCGGCGCGAGCGGATGGGTAGGCGGTCTTGGTGCCTTCGGCGGCTTTGCCGTACCGCCCATACTCGGGACATTTGTTGATTTGCAGGGAACAGAAGGGTATTCAAACGGATTTATCGTTTATGTCGCTCTTGCTTTAATGGCAATGACGATTTCAATCATACTTATGAAAACACTGGGGAGTCAAAAGGAGGCTTAA
- a CDS encoding PAS domain-containing protein: MEKRVLEEFIEEAPDIILTVDRHGVIIYWNKSAEEIFGFTKKEAEGSSLDIIIPEKLQQRHWEGFNKVMETGKSKYSKRDMLSVPAMTKTGEKIFIEFTITMVKDNDGNIEYCFSVIREKPKK, encoded by the coding sequence ATGGAGAAAAGAGTGCTGGAAGAGTTTATAGAAGAAGCACCGGATATTATACTGACTGTGGACAGGCACGGTGTTATTATATACTGGAATAAGTCAGCAGAGGAAATTTTTGGATTTACAAAAAAAGAAGCTGAAGGAAGCAGCCTTGATATAATAATTCCCGAAAAACTACAGCAGCGGCACTGGGAAGGTTTTAACAAAGTGATGGAGACGGGTAAAAGCAAATATTCCAAGAGAGATATGCTCTCCGTGCCTGCTATGACAAAAACAGGTGAAAAGATTTTTATAGAATTCACCATTACCATGGTAAAAGATAACGATGGTAATATTGAATACTGTTTTTCAGTAATCCGGGAAAAGCCTAAAAAATAA
- a CDS encoding proline racemase family protein encodes MNRVRRIQLIDTHSGGDVSRIVTSGIGLLPGGNVREKMEYLQKHADGLRKLLINEPYGIPEMSVDLIVEPSHPDAVAGYIIMEVMGYPVYSGSNTICTATALLESGIVPMQEGEQEFILESPAGLAHIGAKCHNGRVESITCEGLPSYIAAYKEKINVKGIGDVTYSLAWSGGFYGLIDATELGFNLELKEEPELAATAFKITEAIRKDFRHEHPELGNVGPLPFLHFMGPVSKVAEGRFESPSATYVHPGVICRSPTGTGTSARLALMHYEGLIKPGESLETVSLRNTRFVGTYYGDTKIGGYHGVSNRITGKAQVIARSEIVVDLDEPLVDPTDLELVLDT; translated from the coding sequence ATGAACAGAGTGCGTCGTATTCAACTTATTGATACACATTCCGGTGGTGATGTAAGCAGGATTGTAACCAGTGGCATAGGCTTGTTACCCGGCGGGAATGTAAGAGAAAAGATGGAATATCTTCAAAAACATGCTGACGGTTTGCGCAAGCTTCTTATAAATGAGCCTTACGGAATACCTGAAATGTCTGTTGACCTTATTGTTGAGCCTTCCCATCCTGACGCCGTTGCAGGCTATATTATTATGGAAGTGATGGGATATCCCGTTTATTCCGGATCCAATACAATATGTACAGCCACAGCCTTGCTGGAAAGCGGGATTGTACCAATGCAGGAAGGTGAGCAGGAGTTTATCCTGGAATCACCTGCAGGTCTTGCACATATAGGTGCAAAATGTCATAACGGCCGTGTTGAATCGATCACCTGTGAAGGGCTGCCAAGTTATATCGCTGCATATAAAGAAAAGATCAATGTTAAAGGAATCGGAGACGTTACATACAGTTTGGCATGGAGCGGTGGTTTTTACGGTCTTATTGATGCCACTGAGCTTGGATTTAATCTTGAGCTAAAAGAAGAACCTGAGTTGGCGGCAACTGCATTTAAAATTACAGAGGCAATCCGCAAAGATTTTCGTCATGAGCACCCGGAGCTTGGAAATGTCGGTCCTCTGCCGTTCCTGCATTTTATGGGCCCTGTTTCAAAAGTTGCCGAAGGCAGATTCGAATCCCCCTCAGCTACATATGTCCACCCCGGCGTCATCTGCAGAAGCCCCACAGGCACCGGAACATCTGCCAGACTCGCCCTGATGCACTATGAAGGCCTGATAAAGCCCGGAGAAAGTTTAGAGACCGTATCCCTGAGAAATACAAGGTTTGTAGGCACCTATTACGGTGACACAAAAATCGGCGGATATCATGGAGTAAGCAACCGCATTACCGGCAAAGCTCAGGTAATAGCACGCTCTGAGATCGTGGTGGATCTGGACGAGCCGCTGGTTGATCCCACAGATCTGGAACTTGTTCTCGACACATAA
- a CDS encoding alcohol dehydrogenase catalytic domain-containing protein, protein MIPEHMSAVQLTDHGGIEKLKYREDVSVPQPGKNELLIKVTATAKNNTDRKVREGLYPTEDDSDVASFSMSKDSGLSFPRIQGADVVGRVVKCGSGVSENRVGERGLLDFNIYSTDRDDINLTPDYFGHGKDGGFAEYMVVPADQFYTVENTELSDAELAAMGMCSYQTGLHMLNAAGVSENENVLITGASGGVGTALIQMCRLKGATPYAVSSPGKANTLIELGAENVIDRSEVDNWPKAVNEAADGKPIDAVMDLVGGNMTIPLIDSMIQDMSSRKTYPRYSIAGASGGNVTKILWTKIYLYQVQIFGISHGTRAEAKQLIDWIRKGELKPVLHGTFRLSEIHKAENYFVNRSSNFVGKIVIVPDSEWEEHGKKYAVSGE, encoded by the coding sequence ATGATACCTGAACACATGTCAGCGGTTCAATTAACAGACCACGGGGGTATTGAAAAACTTAAATACAGAGAAGATGTTTCCGTACCGCAGCCAGGTAAAAATGAACTACTGATAAAAGTTACCGCCACCGCAAAAAACAACACCGACCGGAAGGTTCGTGAAGGTTTGTACCCGACTGAGGATGACAGCGATGTCGCTTCCTTCAGCATGAGCAAAGATTCCGGATTGAGTTTTCCGAGAATCCAGGGCGCAGATGTAGTCGGACGGGTGGTAAAATGCGGATCAGGTGTTTCGGAAAACAGGGTGGGAGAAAGGGGGCTTCTGGATTTTAATATCTATTCCACAGACAGAGACGATATTAACCTGACTCCGGACTACTTCGGTCATGGTAAAGACGGTGGTTTTGCAGAATATATGGTGGTTCCCGCTGATCAGTTTTACACCGTAGAGAACACTGAATTATCAGATGCTGAGCTTGCTGCTATGGGTATGTGTTCGTATCAAACCGGCCTTCATATGCTGAATGCTGCCGGTGTAAGCGAAAATGAAAATGTACTTATTACAGGAGCAAGCGGCGGAGTTGGAACAGCGCTTATTCAGATGTGCCGTTTAAAAGGTGCTACTCCGTATGCAGTAAGCAGCCCGGGAAAAGCAAATACTCTTATTGAACTGGGAGCTGAAAACGTTATCGACCGCTCAGAAGTTGACAATTGGCCAAAAGCAGTGAATGAGGCTGCAGACGGTAAACCAATTGATGCAGTAATGGACCTTGTGGGCGGTAATATGACTATACCTTTGATAGACTCCATGATACAGGATATGTCCTCACGGAAAACTTATCCAAGATATTCTATTGCCGGTGCCAGCGGTGGAAATGTTACCAAGATACTCTGGACAAAGATTTATCTCTATCAGGTTCAGATATTCGGCATTTCCCATGGTACAAGAGCAGAAGCAAAGCAGCTTATCGACTGGATAAGAAAAGGTGAGCTGAAACCTGTATTACATGGAACTTTCAGATTGTCGGAAATACACAAAGCGGAAAATTACTTTGTAAACCGCAGCAGTAATTTTGTCGGCAAAATTGTAATAGTCCCGGATTCCGAATGGGAAGAACACGGGAAAAAATATGCTGTTTCAGGAGAATAA
- a CDS encoding hemerythrin domain-containing protein — MKSTEQLKNEHEGIKIMLEVLESIAEYIEKGKVNKLEEDEIRNTVTFFREFADKCHHTKEERELFPTLEKAGIQKEGGPIGVMLDEHEMGRNHIRAMLESLDDLAESEIAAEKFADNAYAYVELLRQHIDKENDILFRMAELSLGSDMDNKLFQRFEEIEEKEMGEGTHEKYHKMIDEYRKKFLR, encoded by the coding sequence ATGAAATCCACTGAGCAGTTAAAAAATGAGCACGAAGGTATTAAAATCATGCTGGAAGTGCTGGAAAGTATTGCTGAGTACATAGAAAAAGGTAAAGTGAACAAGCTGGAAGAAGATGAAATAAGGAATACTGTAACATTTTTCAGAGAATTTGCAGACAAGTGTCATCATACTAAGGAAGAAAGAGAATTGTTTCCCACTCTTGAAAAAGCAGGAATTCAGAAAGAGGGAGGACCTATAGGTGTAATGCTTGATGAGCATGAAATGGGAAGAAATCATATAAGAGCTATGCTCGAATCCCTCGATGACTTGGCTGAAAGTGAAATAGCTGCTGAAAAATTTGCCGACAATGCATACGCTTATGTGGAGCTTTTGAGACAACATATCGATAAAGAAAACGATATATTATTTAGAATGGCAGAGCTCTCTCTTGGCAGCGACATGGATAATAAACTTTTCCAAAGGTTTGAAGAAATAGAGGAAAAAGAAATGGGCGAAGGAACACACGAAAAATACCATAAGATGATAGATGAATACAGAAAGAAATTTTTAAGATAA
- a CDS encoding DUF488 domain-containing protein has protein sequence MDVQFKRVYDPVSQSDGVRILVDGIWPRGIKKEDLLLDYWLKYAAPSISLRKWFSHDEEKWEEFKKLYFAELKGKAETLDKLTAIAKNNNKLTLLYSARNRRYNQAAALKEFLENELEISEK, from the coding sequence ATGGATGTTCAGTTTAAAAGGGTATACGACCCTGTGTCTCAGAGCGACGGTGTAAGAATTTTGGTGGACGGCATCTGGCCAAGAGGAATTAAAAAAGAGGATTTGCTCCTGGATTATTGGCTTAAGTATGCCGCACCCAGCATCAGTTTGCGCAAATGGTTTTCTCATGATGAAGAAAAATGGGAAGAGTTTAAAAAACTGTATTTTGCAGAACTGAAAGGAAAAGCTGAGACTTTGGATAAATTGACAGCTATTGCAAAAAATAATAATAAATTAACTCTCCTGTATTCGGCAAGAAATCGCCGGTATAACCAGGCAGCAGCATTAAAAGAATTTTTAGAGAATGAGTTAGAGATTTCTGAAAAGTGA
- the tig gene encoding trigger factor, with product MKVEVKDVENSQKELTVEVPAEKYNERFEAEVKKLAPTVKIPGFRKGKAPKNIIIREHNHKLRVNALENLINDSVYEAITSEGINPLNTPVIKDVNFEENEPIKFKVYVDVFPEVNIENYKGYSFEKEIAEVRENDVEKVLEDLREKNSSFEPVEDKAVEKDDMVVIDFVGTIDGEKFEGGSANDYSIVVGSNTFLEDFEEGLVGMKPGETKNIEVTFPENYAKDLAGKDANFEVTLKEVKQKDVPELNDDFAKDIDENCETLDDLKKLVREDLEKEAAQMAKDRLYDKIIEKLIEENPFEVPETIVDEQAGRLADQTLQQYMYMYGVNPEQLGLNKDNIKDEFKGRAATQVKSAIILNKLAEMHSIEVSEEEIENKIVELAEEMKKDVEEYKKEIEQQGGKESLKNNIMTDKIFDFLGEHNEIAEKYVDPDELAEKQNAEEAAEQEEPEENKEKSGEE from the coding sequence ATGAAGGTTGAAGTAAAAGATGTTGAAAATTCTCAGAAGGAACTGACTGTTGAAGTTCCTGCCGAGAAATACAATGAAAGATTTGAAGCGGAAGTCAAAAAGCTTGCTCCGACTGTAAAAATACCCGGATTCAGGAAAGGTAAAGCTCCTAAAAATATTATTATCAGGGAGCACAATCACAAGCTGAGGGTTAACGCTTTGGAGAATCTTATTAACGATTCAGTTTATGAGGCTATAACTTCAGAGGGAATAAATCCGTTAAATACTCCGGTTATTAAGGATGTGAATTTTGAAGAAAATGAACCTATTAAATTCAAGGTTTATGTTGATGTATTTCCAGAGGTAAATATAGAAAATTATAAAGGCTATTCGTTTGAGAAGGAGATTGCCGAGGTCAGAGAGAATGACGTGGAAAAAGTTCTTGAAGATCTCCGTGAGAAAAACAGTTCTTTTGAGCCTGTGGAAGATAAGGCTGTTGAAAAGGATGATATGGTTGTAATCGATTTTGTCGGCACAATTGACGGAGAGAAATTTGAAGGCGGCTCGGCGAATGATTACAGCATTGTTGTGGGTTCAAATACGTTTTTGGAAGATTTTGAAGAGGGGCTTGTCGGGATGAAACCCGGGGAAACAAAAAACATTGAAGTGACATTCCCTGAAAACTATGCGAAAGATCTTGCCGGTAAAGATGCAAATTTCGAGGTTACGTTAAAAGAAGTTAAGCAGAAAGATGTCCCTGAGCTTAATGACGATTTTGCAAAGGATATTGACGAAAACTGTGAAACACTGGATGATTTGAAAAAACTTGTCAGAGAGGATCTTGAGAAAGAGGCTGCACAAATGGCTAAGGACAGGTTGTATGACAAAATTATCGAAAAACTGATAGAGGAAAATCCTTTTGAAGTTCCTGAGACTATAGTGGATGAACAGGCCGGCAGGCTTGCTGACCAGACGCTGCAACAGTACATGTATATGTACGGTGTTAATCCGGAGCAGCTGGGATTGAATAAAGACAATATCAAAGACGAGTTTAAGGGAAGGGCAGCAACTCAGGTTAAAAGTGCAATAATTCTTAACAAACTCGCCGAAATGCACAGCATAGAAGTAAGTGAAGAAGAAATTGAAAATAAAATTGTAGAACTAGCTGAAGAAATGAAAAAAGATGTAGAGGAATACAAAAAAGAAATTGAACAACAAGGCGGTAAAGAAAGTCTAAAGAATAACATCATGACAGATAAAATATTCGATTTTCTCGGCGAACATAATGAAATTGCCGAGAAATACGTTGACCCGGATGAGCTTGCTGAAAAGCAGAATGCTGAAGAAGCAGCAGAGCAGGAAGAACCGGAAGAAAATAAAGAGAAAAGTGGGGAAGAATAA
- the clpP gene encoding ATP-dependent Clp endopeptidase proteolytic subunit ClpP has product MSFYVPYVIEQTGRGERAYDIYSRLLKDRIIFMGTPIEDNLANTIIAQLLFLEADDPDKDIHLYINSPGGVITSGLAILDTINYIKPDVSTICLGQAASMAAVLLACGASGKRYSVPNARIMIHQPLGGFQGQAKDIEIHAKEILRMKARINEILAEKTGKPLEQIEADSDRDFFMSSEEALQYGLIDEVISKRS; this is encoded by the coding sequence ATGAGTTTTTATGTACCATATGTGATAGAACAGACAGGCAGAGGGGAAAGAGCCTACGATATATATTCAAGGCTTCTTAAAGACAGGATTATTTTCATGGGAACTCCTATTGAGGATAATCTGGCTAATACAATAATTGCACAGCTTTTATTTTTGGAAGCTGACGATCCTGACAAGGATATCCACCTTTATATAAACAGCCCCGGTGGAGTTATTACAAGCGGCTTAGCTATTCTGGATACAATTAATTATATAAAACCCGATGTTTCCACAATCTGTCTCGGTCAGGCTGCGAGCATGGCGGCTGTTCTTTTGGCATGCGGAGCCAGCGGAAAAAGATATTCTGTACCCAATGCCAGAATAATGATTCATCAACCTCTTGGCGGATTTCAGGGGCAGGCGAAGGATATAGAAATTCATGCGAAGGAAATATTAAGGATGAAAGCCAGAATAAACGAAATACTGGCTGAAAAAACGGGAAAACCTCTGGAACAGATTGAGGCTGACAGCGACAGAGACTTTTTCATGAGCAGTGAAGAAGCTCTCCAATACGGCTTGATTGATGAGGTCATCTCAAAAAGGTCTTGA
- the clpX gene encoding ATP-dependent Clp protease ATP-binding subunit ClpX — MAKKKNEELFCSFCGKHQEEVKKLIAGPTDVYICDECIYLCNDILEEDLEAKEAQGDVKLLSPKEIKAKLDDYVIGQDSAKKILSVAVYNHFKRVLYGNKSEVELEKSNILLLGSTGTGKTLLARTLARILNVPFAIADATTLTEAGYVGEDVENVVLKLLQSADFDVDKTEKGIIFIDEIDKITRKTDSPSITRDVSGEGVQQALLKIIEGTVANIPPQGGRKHPNQDYVQVDTSNILFVCGGAFEHLDGIIKERIGKKAVGFKSNSKNVNDYERADILKLLQPEDLIKYGLIPEFVGRVPVAAVLDDLDEDALVSILTEPKNSLVKQYEEIFKFDNVKLSFTDGALRGIARQAINRKTGARGLRGILEETMMDIMYKIPSHKDIKECIINEDTVSSGADPVIINEDEKESA, encoded by the coding sequence ATGGCGAAAAAGAAAAATGAAGAGCTTTTCTGCTCTTTTTGCGGAAAACATCAGGAAGAGGTTAAGAAGCTTATAGCCGGTCCAACTGATGTGTATATCTGCGATGAATGTATATATTTATGTAATGATATTCTGGAAGAAGATCTTGAAGCAAAAGAAGCACAAGGTGATGTGAAGCTTTTAAGTCCGAAAGAGATAAAAGCCAAGCTGGATGATTATGTGATTGGTCAGGACAGTGCCAAGAAGATATTGAGTGTGGCCGTGTATAACCATTTTAAGCGTGTACTGTACGGTAATAAATCTGAAGTTGAATTGGAAAAATCCAATATCCTTCTGTTAGGTTCCACCGGGACAGGGAAGACATTGCTGGCAAGGACTCTTGCCAGGATACTGAATGTTCCTTTTGCTATAGCGGATGCAACAACACTTACAGAAGCCGGCTATGTCGGTGAGGATGTTGAAAATGTTGTTTTGAAACTTCTTCAATCCGCTGACTTTGATGTGGATAAAACGGAAAAAGGTATCATTTTTATAGACGAAATTGACAAAATCACACGTAAAACAGACAGCCCTTCAATTACCAGGGATGTCAGCGGTGAGGGAGTGCAGCAGGCACTGTTGAAAATAATTGAGGGTACTGTTGCCAATATACCGCCTCAGGGGGGCAGGAAACATCCAAATCAGGATTACGTTCAGGTGGATACTTCCAATATACTGTTTGTATGCGGCGGTGCTTTTGAACATCTTGACGGCATTATAAAAGAGCGTATAGGCAAGAAAGCAGTTGGTTTTAAATCAAACAGTAAGAATGTCAACGATTATGAGAGAGCAGATATACTGAAGCTTTTGCAGCCTGAGGATCTTATAAAATATGGACTGATACCGGAATTTGTCGGACGTGTACCGGTTGCAGCTGTTCTGGATGATCTGGATGAAGATGCACTTGTTTCTATACTTACGGAACCGAAGAATTCACTGGTAAAACAGTATGAGGAAATTTTCAAATTTGATAATGTGAAATTGTCTTTTACCGATGGCGCTCTCAGGGGAATTGCCAGACAGGCTATTAACAGAAAAACAGGAGCCAGAGGTTTAAGGGGCATTTTAGAGGAAACAATGATGGATATTATGTATAAAATACCATCCCACAAAGATATCAAAGAATGTATCATTAATGAGGATACGGTCAGTTCAGGGGCTGACCCGGTGATAATAAATGAGGATGAAAAAGAATCAGCATAA